A window of Streptomyces sp. SAI-127 contains these coding sequences:
- a CDS encoding XRE family transcriptional regulator, with protein MPDELDPQVREFASQLRRLVDRSGLSIAAVADRTGYSKTSWERYLNGRLLAPKGAIVALAEVTGTNPIHLTTMWELAERAWSRSEMRHDMTMEAIRISQARAALGEFGAPPASAKGSKTARRSSSATATPGVAGPAGVSPTVPPQPTAAEADSVETRQGSSGGNSWGVAGYQGPSQPSSGRTAAAAPVPAGGAGWTPEAPGPYDEPQDARPANGSSGGAGGSAESGGSGGGKRRLTMFLSGVVGVLVVVAAVFFLTDGGGDKKNAGAGKSSSPSASASVSLPAGVKCSGAGCTGKDAEAMGCSGNLVTTAKTATVGATVVEVRYSETCGAAWGRVTQAGQGDKVEVTAGKATEQSGNITEAGDTIAYTPMVAVKDAGGAKACVTLASGQSGCTD; from the coding sequence TTGCCGGATGAACTGGATCCGCAGGTCAGAGAGTTCGCGAGCCAGTTGCGGCGGCTCGTGGACCGCAGCGGCCTGAGCATCGCGGCCGTCGCCGACCGCACGGGTTACAGCAAGACGTCCTGGGAGCGGTATCTCAACGGCCGGCTGCTCGCGCCGAAGGGCGCGATCGTCGCCCTGGCCGAGGTCACCGGCACCAATCCCATTCACCTGACGACGATGTGGGAGCTCGCCGAACGGGCCTGGAGCCGTTCGGAGATGCGCCACGACATGACCATGGAGGCCATCCGGATCTCCCAGGCGCGAGCCGCGCTCGGCGAGTTCGGGGCGCCGCCCGCCAGCGCCAAGGGCAGCAAGACGGCCCGCAGGAGCAGCAGCGCGACGGCGACGCCGGGAGTGGCGGGACCTGCGGGAGTCTCCCCTACGGTGCCGCCGCAGCCGACGGCGGCGGAAGCCGACAGCGTCGAGACACGGCAGGGCTCCTCGGGCGGGAACTCCTGGGGCGTGGCCGGATATCAGGGGCCCTCGCAGCCCTCTTCTGGGCGTACGGCCGCGGCGGCGCCCGTCCCCGCCGGCGGTGCGGGGTGGACGCCGGAGGCGCCCGGGCCGTACGACGAGCCGCAGGACGCGCGGCCCGCGAACGGCTCCTCCGGTGGCGCCGGTGGGTCCGCCGAGTCCGGTGGCTCCGGTGGGGGGAAGCGGCGGCTGACGATGTTCCTCTCGGGGGTCGTCGGGGTGCTGGTCGTGGTCGCCGCCGTGTTCTTCCTGACCGACGGGGGCGGCGACAAGAAGAACGCGGGGGCCGGCAAGTCGTCGTCGCCGTCCGCCAGCGCGTCCGTCTCGCTGCCCGCCGGGGTGAAGTGCAGTGGTGCGGGGTGCACCGGCAAGGACGCCGAGGCCATGGGGTGCAGTGGGAATCTCGTGACGACCGCCAAGACCGCGACGGTGGGCGCGACCGTGGTCGAGGTGCGGTACAGCGAGACCTGTGGCGCGGCCTGGGGGAGGGTCACCCAGGCCGGGCAGGGGGACAAGGTCGAGGTGACCGCGGGGAAGGCGACCGAGCAGAGCGGGAACATCACCGAGGCCGGGGACACGATCGCCTATACGCCGATGGTGGCGGTGAAGGACGCCGGTGGGGCGAAGGCCTGCGTGACGCTGGCTTCCGGGCAGTCGGGGTGCACCGACTGA
- a CDS encoding helix-turn-helix transcriptional regulator, translated as MSGWQALPDDLPPEVRHFVEQLRQLKDRTGLSLVALGARTAYSKSSWHRYLNATQPPPRQAVAALCRIAGLDTADTDRFGVRWELAVQAWPRPAAAPAPTARGEEYEDDPTLPWWDERPEEGARGMNRLLLFAVLLLVLLLLAGVAGAVVSG; from the coding sequence ATGAGTGGCTGGCAGGCGCTGCCCGACGATCTGCCGCCGGAGGTACGGCACTTCGTGGAGCAGCTCAGACAGCTCAAGGACCGCACGGGGCTCAGCCTGGTCGCGCTCGGCGCCCGCACCGCGTACAGCAAGTCCTCCTGGCACCGCTATCTCAACGCCACCCAGCCGCCACCCCGTCAGGCCGTCGCCGCCCTGTGCCGGATCGCGGGTCTCGACACCGCCGACACCGACCGCTTCGGTGTGCGCTGGGAACTGGCGGTCCAGGCCTGGCCCCGCCCGGCGGCGGCGCCCGCACCCACCGCCAGGGGCGAGGAGTACGAGGACGACCCGACCCTGCCCTGGTGGGACGAGCGCCCCGAAGAGGGCGCCCGCGGAATGAACCGCTTGTTGCTTTTCGCCGTACTTCTGCTTGTCCTCCTGCTGTTGGCCGGGGTGGCCGGTGCCGTGGTGTCCGGGTGA